A region from the Ralstonia pickettii genome encodes:
- the fliD gene encoding flagellar filament capping protein FliD, with amino-acid sequence MATTTTSSSTSNYVPPISIPGIGTSIDVNSLVTSLMKVESQPLTQLQTQQSSYQTQLSAVGSLKSALSTFQTALSSLTSASNYSAMKASGYDTSMLSASVTGSAPAGSYAVNVTQLAQSQVLAAQGQASTTTAIGSGASTTISFSFGTVSGGSLSGGKYTGSTFTQNGNLAGGSITINSSNNTLAGIRDAINSANLGVSASIVNDGSGSPYRLVLTSTAGGSSSEMKISVSGDSTLQSLLSQDPAGTQNLTEVTTGQNALATINGIAVQSPTNTLSNVVDGTSFTLSKTGSTNVTVANDPTATTTAVTNFVNGYNALRTQLNGLTNIDTANKANNGPLAGDVSTKTLINQITDVLGQAVGNGNYQSLGSVGVTMNSDGTLSVDNTKLSAAIAKSPSQVAGLFAGTGTATDSLVSVPTFSDSTQAGSYAINVTQLATQGTLTGSAAANTTITAGVNDTLAFNISGVSVNVTLAAGSYTAATLATQIQSQINASTALQNAKVNASVSANAGGVLSITDSQFGSVSAVSVSGAGASSLFGASPTSTNGVDVQGTINGAAATGSGQSLYGIAGSATDGLSVQIAGGPLGARGTVTVQRGYAAQLNTVMNNLLSSSGMLQNETDSINSSLTSLASQITAMQTRLDNKQALYYTQFNALSSAVASMTNTSNYLTTQLAAITKQTSSNN; translated from the coding sequence ATGGCGACTACCACTACCTCCTCCTCGACCAGCAACTACGTACCGCCGATCTCCATTCCCGGTATCGGGACGAGCATCGACGTCAATTCGCTGGTGACCAGCCTCATGAAGGTGGAGAGCCAGCCGCTGACGCAGTTGCAGACGCAGCAAAGCTCGTACCAGACGCAGCTGTCGGCTGTGGGGTCGCTCAAGAGTGCGCTGTCGACCTTCCAGACCGCGCTGTCGAGCCTGACCAGCGCGTCGAACTACAGCGCCATGAAGGCCAGCGGCTACGACACCTCGATGCTGAGCGCGTCGGTGACGGGCTCGGCGCCTGCAGGTTCCTACGCGGTCAATGTCACGCAGCTTGCGCAATCGCAGGTGCTGGCGGCGCAGGGGCAAGCTTCCACCACCACCGCCATCGGCAGCGGCGCATCGACCACGATTTCGTTCTCGTTCGGCACGGTGTCGGGGGGCTCGCTTTCCGGCGGCAAGTACACCGGCTCGACGTTCACGCAAAACGGCAACCTGGCGGGTGGCTCGATCACGATCAACTCGTCCAACAACACGCTGGCGGGCATCCGCGATGCAATCAACTCGGCCAACCTGGGTGTTTCGGCCAGCATCGTGAACGATGGCAGCGGCAGCCCTTACCGTCTGGTGCTGACGTCCACTGCGGGCGGTTCCAGCTCGGAGATGAAGATTTCGGTGTCGGGCGACTCGACGCTGCAATCGCTGCTCTCGCAAGATCCGGCCGGCACACAGAACCTGACCGAGGTGACCACGGGCCAGAATGCCCTGGCCACCATCAACGGCATTGCCGTGCAAAGCCCGACCAACACGTTGTCGAACGTGGTGGATGGCACGTCGTTCACGCTGTCCAAGACGGGCAGCACCAACGTGACGGTGGCGAACGATCCGACCGCCACCACCACGGCTGTCACCAACTTCGTGAACGGCTACAACGCGCTGCGTACGCAACTGAACGGGCTCACCAACATCGATACCGCCAACAAGGCCAACAACGGCCCGCTGGCTGGCGATGTGAGTACCAAGACGCTCATCAACCAGATTACCGACGTGCTGGGCCAGGCGGTCGGCAACGGCAACTACCAGTCGCTCGGCAGCGTGGGCGTGACGATGAACTCCGACGGCACGCTGTCGGTGGACAACACCAAGCTGTCGGCTGCCATTGCAAAGTCGCCCAGCCAGGTTGCCGGTTTGTTTGCCGGTACCGGCACGGCCACCGACTCCCTCGTCAGCGTGCCGACGTTCTCCGATTCCACGCAGGCCGGCAGCTACGCCATCAACGTGACGCAGTTGGCCACGCAGGGCACGCTCACAGGGTCGGCCGCCGCCAACACGACCATCACGGCAGGTGTGAACGACACGCTCGCGTTCAACATCAGCGGGGTGTCCGTCAACGTGACGTTGGCGGCCGGCAGCTACACGGCCGCGACGCTGGCCACACAGATTCAAAGTCAGATCAACGCTTCGACCGCGCTGCAGAACGCCAAGGTCAACGCATCGGTGTCGGCCAATGCCGGCGGCGTGCTGAGCATTACCGATAGCCAGTTTGGCTCGGTGTCGGCGGTCTCGGTATCGGGCGCGGGGGCTTCGTCGCTCTTCGGCGCGAGCCCGACGTCGACCAATGGTGTGGACGTGCAGGGCACCATCAACGGTGCGGCCGCGACCGGCTCGGGTCAGAGCCTGTATGGGATTGCGGGTTCCGCCACGGATGGCCTGAGCGTGCAGATTGCAGGCGGCCCGCTGGGCGCTCGCGGCACGGTTACGGTGCAGCGCGGTTACGCTGCCCAACTCAACACGGTGATGAACAACCTGCTGTCGTCCAGCGGCATGTTGCAGAACGAGACCGACTCGATCAACAGTTCGCTGACTTCGCTTGCCAGCCAGATCACCGCCATGCAGACGCGCCTGGATAACAAGCAAGCGCTGTACTACACGCAATTCAATGCGTTGTCCTCCGCGGTGGCCAGCATGACGAACACCAGC
- a CDS encoding flagellin N-terminal helical domain-containing protein — protein MSLSLNTNISSLQTQQALSASKDALQTSLERLSTGLRVNSAKDDAAAYAVASSLTTTLNSQTQGIQNSNQAMSYLQTADSYLGQVENNLQRMRQLAVEANNGGLSTTDQANLDKEYQKLATANKNIETNANYNGNKLFDGSVTSTTFQYGQNASTDVTTVTNANLASFGTLTGTSVTSTANATAAQAAIDTDLTNLKAARANLGAQQSGLTSTINTLTSNNTALSAAKSSLIDTDYASETSNMTRQNILQQAGTAMLAQANSAPNSILSLLKG, from the coding sequence ATGTCCCTCAGCCTTAATACCAACATCTCGTCCCTGCAAACGCAGCAAGCACTGTCGGCATCGAAGGATGCCCTGCAGACCTCGCTGGAACGTCTGTCGACCGGCCTGCGCGTGAACAGCGCCAAGGACGACGCCGCTGCTTATGCTGTGGCCTCCAGCCTGACCACCACGCTGAACTCGCAAACGCAAGGTATCCAGAACTCCAACCAGGCGATGTCGTATCTGCAAACGGCCGACTCGTACCTGGGCCAGGTTGAAAACAACCTGCAACGTATGCGCCAACTGGCTGTGGAAGCCAACAACGGCGGTCTGTCGACCACCGACCAGGCCAACCTGGACAAGGAATACCAGAAGCTGGCCACCGCCAACAAGAACATCGAGACCAACGCGAACTACAACGGCAACAAGCTGTTCGACGGTTCGGTCACGTCCACGACGTTCCAATACGGCCAGAATGCGTCGACCGATGTGACCACGGTCACTAACGCCAACCTGGCGAGCTTCGGCACGCTGACCGGCACGAGCGTGACCTCGACCGCCAACGCGACCGCCGCACAGGCAGCCATCGACACCGACCTGACCAACCTGAAGGCGGCTCGCGCCAACCTGGGTGCTCAGCAAAGCGGTCTGACCTCGACGATCAACACGCTGACGTCGAACAACACTGCGCTGTCGGCAGCCAAGTCGTCCTTGATCGATACGGACTATGCGTCGGAAACGTCGAACATGACGCGTCAGAACATCCTGCAGCAAGCGGGTACGGCGATGCTGGCGCAAGCCAACTCGGCACCGAACAGCATTCTGAGCCTGCTGAAGGGCTAA
- a CDS encoding LuxR C-terminal-related transcriptional regulator has product MLNVLIVEPHDIARVGLRQILKDSRLARQIEAVPDLRDANNDLLAQREWDVMLFSVESATGDEFQTIKTVRQQHARLAVLALGRHPEALLAVRALKAGAAGYLPMDASQPQLLAAVNAISKGKKYLPSDLVEVLADNLNVDWDKPRHDILSDREFQTLRMLGSGRTLGEIAEALQISVKTVSVYRGRVLSKMKLRNNAELTMYVVSNSLQI; this is encoded by the coding sequence ATGCTCAATGTCCTGATCGTCGAACCGCACGATATTGCCCGTGTCGGCCTGCGCCAGATCCTCAAGGATTCACGACTGGCCCGCCAGATCGAAGCCGTGCCGGACCTGCGCGATGCCAACAACGACCTCCTCGCCCAGCGCGAGTGGGACGTCATGCTCTTCTCGGTGGAATCGGCCACCGGAGACGAATTCCAGACCATCAAGACCGTGCGTCAACAGCACGCCCGCCTGGCTGTCCTGGCGCTGGGTCGGCACCCTGAAGCGCTGCTGGCCGTGCGGGCCCTCAAGGCGGGCGCCGCCGGCTATCTGCCGATGGACGCGAGCCAGCCGCAGCTTCTGGCCGCTGTCAACGCCATCTCCAAGGGCAAGAAATACTTGCCTTCGGACCTTGTGGAAGTCCTGGCCGACAACCTGAATGTCGACTGGGACAAGCCCCGCCACGACATCCTGTCCGACCGCGAATTCCAGACCCTGCGCATGCTCGGCTCCGGCCGCACGCTGGGCGAGATTGCCGAGGCACTGCAGATCAGTGTCAAGACAGTGAGCGTCTATCGGGGGCGCGTGCTCTCGAAGATGAAGCTGCGCAACAACGCCGAGCTGACCATGTACGTGGTCAGCAACAGCTTGCAGATCTGA